A portion of the Babylonia areolata isolate BAREFJ2019XMU chromosome 16, ASM4173473v1, whole genome shotgun sequence genome contains these proteins:
- the LOC143291026 gene encoding uncharacterized protein LOC143291026 has translation MSSTGSSPSPSHSPSSRAPSPSSFPPIEERVEEEERAAEEAARCPPSPLAHFYSSLTLSDRYAWPPFLGDWAFEEGQPRRVSTGCMEEEGDSEVRSHVEETYAKDDMAVHPHHPLPPPSFLLDLHHHHHHHVTVRKRNSVCDIEFHFPLLPSPSSSSPSSSSADPTASRLQRPRDLPISPIAVATPSASALTSQSSVADWEVVARRHSYVHVRDTEWVFFIVLFVFVSLWLELSIHNFVLILVALQAMYFLLLSLV, from the exons ATGAGTTCCACgggctcctccccctccccctcccactccccatcctcgcgagccccctcccccagctcctTCCCGCCGAtcgaggagagggtggaggaggaggagcgggcgGCGGAGGAGGCAGCCAGGTGCCCGCCGTCACCCCTGGCCCATTTCTACAGCAGTCTGACGCTCTCTGATCGCTATGCCTGGCCGCCCTTTCTCGGGGACTGGGCTTTTGAGGAGGGCCAGCCGAGGAGag tgtccacGGGGTgcatggaggaggaaggggacagCGAGGTGCGGAGCCACGTGGAGGAGACCTACGCCAAGGACGACATGGCcgtgcacccccaccaccctctccctccgccctccttcctcctcgacctccaccaccaccaccaccaccacgtcaccgTCAGGAAGCGAAACTCCGTCTGCGACATCGAGTttcacttccccctcctcccctccccctcctcctcctccccctcctcctcctccgctgatCCAACCGCCAGCCGTCTCCAGCGACCACGTGACCTTCCCATCTCCCCAATCGCGGTGGCGACGCCTTCCGCTTCCGCTCTGACGTCACAGAGTTCTGTGGCTGACTGGGAGGTGGTAGCGAGGCGTCATTCCTACGTGCACGTACGGGACACAGAGTGGGTGTTCTTCATCGTGCTCTTCGTCTTCGTGTCCCTGTGGCTGGAGTTGTCCATCCATAACTTTGTGCTTATCCTGGTGGCCCTGCAGGCCATGTATTTCCTGCTGCTCAGCCTTGTCTGA